The Coffea arabica cultivar ET-39 chromosome 1e, Coffea Arabica ET-39 HiFi, whole genome shotgun sequence genome has a window encoding:
- the LOC113713452 gene encoding uncharacterized protein produces MGGDRIFSNNLSSEDLDRESEFPDPSLDLPTFLSEDGWGAKVETESVLNQEVGLLSGEFGEVGHQKSSKSVTFEACQRRIRAIYAEVLGSYEELQRRTGSLEEAKNRILSYTPGSWIRKFGGSKLGDYHVPEITSLLLVGPKGSGKSSLINKISRVLENDKYAPERAQVSYNSSAGEGTYFLQEYEIPRGSNSFCLYDTRCLSDDSSENTKIFKQWMTKGVRNGELVKRPSDGAIVKATIKSKARRSGNLSGKARVVNFVVMVVNGLSVLESMDSYDEGKKLYNQMIAKEFNNPYLSFKDDKPVVVVTHGDLLALSDRVRVRVYLGELLGIPPKTQVFDIADCNDSATELTIADLLCYCLEHADKNLPPNAGKMHTTSLRAYLLLLMVLGIGIIFAWMQSGCFHRHSAPPPSHVAFDWHTIRHLWLGVDYD; encoded by the exons ATGGGCGGAGATAGAATTTTCTCCAACAATTTATCATCTG AAGACTTGGATCGTGAGTCTGAGTTCCCAGATCCATCACTTGATTTACCTACTTTTCTAAG TGAGGACGGTTGGGGTGCCAAGGTGGAGACTGAGTCAGTGTTAAACCAGGAGGTTGGCTTGCTTTCTGGGGAATTTGGGGAAGTGGGTCATCAAAAGTCTTCCAAGTCAGTGACTTTTGAGGCCTGTCAGAGGCGGATACGCGCCATTTACGCTGAAGTTTTGGGCAGTTATGAGGAACTGCAGCGTCGGACTGGGAGTTTGGAGGAGGCCAAGAATAGAATATTGAG TTATACTCCAGGCTCATGGATACGAAAGTTTGGTGGCAGCAAATTGGGGGACTATCATGTGCCAGAGATAACATCACTCCTATTAGTTGGTCCTAAGGGATCTGGAAAAAGCAGTCTCATAAACAAAATATCCCGGGTGCTTGAGAATGACAAATATGCACCAGAAAGAGCTCAAGTATCAT ATAATTCATCTGCTGGAGAAGGGACCTATTTCCTCCAGGAGTATGAAATCCCAAGAGGATCAAATTCTTTCTGCTTGTATGATACTCGTTGTTTGTCTGATGATTCATCTGAAAACACAAAAATCTTCAAGCAATGGATGACAAAGGGAGTTCGCAATGGGGAACTAGTTAAAAG GCCTTCTGATGGTGCAATTGTAAAagctaccattaaatccaaagCTCGCCGTAGTGGTAACCTTTCTGGTAAGGCCAGGGTGGTTAACTTTGTTGTAATGGTTGTTAATGGGCTCTCAGTATTGGAATCGATGGACAGCTACGATGAAGGAAAAAAACTGTACAATCAAATGATTGCTAAAGAGTTCAACAATCCATACTTATCATTTAAAG ATGACAAGCCTGTTGTTGTCGTTACTCATGGAGATCTGCTTGCTCTTTCCGATCGTGTTAGAGTACGTGTCTACTTGGGTGAGCTGTTGGGCATCCCACCAAAAACGCAAGTTTTTGACATTGCTG ACTGCAATGACTCAGCAACTGAGTTGACAATAGCTGATCTTTTGTGCTATTGTCTTGAGCATGCTGATAAAAATCTTCCTCCCAATGCCGGCAAG ATGCATACAACATCTCTCCGGGCATATCTGTTGCTGTTAATGGTGCTTGGTATTGGAATTATTTTTGCGTGGATGCAGAGTGGATGTTTTCATCGTCACAGCGCGCCTCCTCCCTCACACGTTGCTTTCGATTGGCATACAATTCGACACTTGTGGTTGGGCGTGGACTATGATTAG